The following proteins are encoded in a genomic region of Helicobacter macacae MIT 99-5501:
- a CDS encoding ATP-binding protein has translation MRENEGNILKPNLKNFIHSLRDIGYTFEVAVADIVDNSITAKATTIEIYSVVEPKMIFCILDNGYGMSEEELIEAMRLGTKNPNDKRDKQDLGKFGLGLKTASFSQCKKLTLISKQDSKIYVRQWDLDYIEQKDDWYLRTPSLSQYCANPLFAKLNKQDCGTLVLWEEIDRYQKETFSTLLGRLRSHLCLVFHHFLESKFDKINIILNNDKLIPFNPFNETHSATHQIAQEKITIFGHSIKITPYILPHHSKISKEDWERYATDEGYTKSQGFYLYRANRLLIYGTWWGLYKASDASKLVRIRIDISNDQDELWGIDVKKSMANPLPALKQDLKRILENVLKDGFKPFTTRGRKINDKNTIKFWDIIPNDKDFYFGINKAHPLYERLSESLDDECKFLFDSYIKGLQAYLPISAIQAQLQHNPHNIKQEMSFSATEIEELAYKLKQLGLPQEEIERLLKTEIFKNRKGLIDE, from the coding sequence ATGCGAGAAAATGAGGGAAACATCCTAAAGCCAAATCTAAAGAATTTTATACATTCTCTAAGAGACATTGGCTATACCTTTGAAGTTGCTGTGGCAGATATTGTTGATAATAGCATTACAGCAAAGGCAACGACAATCGAAATTTATAGCGTTGTTGAGCCAAAAATGATTTTTTGTATCCTAGATAATGGCTATGGAATGAGTGAGGAAGAGCTCATAGAAGCTATGAGGCTTGGGACAAAAAATCCTAACGACAAACGAGATAAGCAAGATTTGGGCAAATTTGGATTAGGGCTTAAAACAGCTTCTTTTTCGCAATGCAAAAAACTTACACTCATATCGAAGCAAGATTCTAAAATCTATGTTAGACAATGGGACTTGGACTATATAGAGCAAAAAGATGATTGGTATTTGCGCACACCAAGTCTAAGTCAATACTGCGCTAATCCTTTGTTTGCTAAACTAAACAAGCAAGATTGTGGCACTTTGGTGCTATGGGAAGAGATTGATAGATACCAAAAAGAGACATTTTCTACATTGCTTGGGAGGTTACGCTCTCACCTTTGCCTAGTATTTCACCATTTTTTAGAGAGTAAATTTGACAAAATCAACATTATCCTTAACAACGATAAACTCATTCCATTTAATCCGTTTAATGAAACACATAGTGCTACCCACCAAATAGCACAAGAAAAGATAACCATTTTTGGACATTCTATAAAAATCACTCCATATATTTTGCCACACCACTCAAAAATATCCAAAGAGGATTGGGAAAGATATGCCACAGATGAGGGATACACAAAATCTCAAGGTTTTTATTTGTATAGGGCAAATAGACTGCTTATTTATGGGACTTGGTGGGGACTTTATAAAGCTAGTGATGCTTCTAAATTGGTTCGGATTCGCATTGACATATCAAATGACCAAGACGAACTTTGGGGGATTGATGTGAAAAAGTCAATGGCTAATCCCTTGCCAGCACTAAAGCAAGATTTAAAGCGCATATTAGAAAATGTGCTAAAGGATGGTTTTAAGCCATTTACAACTCGTGGTAGAAAAATCAATGACAAAAATACCATTAAATTTTGGGATATTATCCCAAATGACAAAGACTTTTATTTTGGAATCAATAAAGCACACCCACTTTATGAGCGTTTGAGCGAATCATTAGATGATGAGTGTAAATTTTTATTTGACTCATACATAAAAGGACTGCAAGCATATTTGCCCATATCAGCTATACAAGCACAGTTACAGCACAATCCACACAATATCAAACAAGAAATGAGTTTTTCTGCAACAGAGATTGAAGAG
- a CDS encoding DNA cytosine methyltransferase yields MDFVDLFAGVGGFHLALRRAMSQYVVKSLHASADTATLPLHLRGGGGELSAKSTNHAKNAKISKLHARCVFASEIDTNAKATYTLNFPSTRLFGDITQESTQKAIPSDFDILCAGFPCQAFSVAIPPNSLPNDIL; encoded by the coding sequence ATGGATTTTGTGGATTTGTTTGCTGGGGTAGGGGGATTTCATCTCGCGCTACGCCGTGCTATGTCGCAATATGTGGTAAAATCTCTGCACGCAAGTGCTGATACTGCCACACTTCCCTTGCACCTGCGGGGGGGGGGGGGGGAACTATCTGCCAAATCCACAAACCACGCCAAAAATGCCAAAATTAGCAAACTTCACGCACGGTGCGTATTTGCTAGCGAAATCGATACAAACGCTAAAGCAACCTATACGCTAAATTTCCCTAGCACTCGACTTTTTGGCGACATTACGCAAGAATCCACACAAAAAGCAATTCCAAGTGATTTTGATATTTTGTGCGCTGGATTCCCCTGCCAAGCATTTAGTGTGGCTATACCGCCAAATTCTCTACCAAATGATATTCTTTGA
- a CDS encoding DUF3883 domain-containing protein gives MSQKHENYELLNLLGYGLAKFDNDFIKEFGYKTKTDFFNFFVDKSIVKTASVVKNRMDLFDYFFPDNPRKGWWQKGNAYIHRKHLIDSLFGDENVAEFANIVKLMLEKEYKIELAHKVSPLLESKFKKMQSTGLEAELYFLHNYNEIEILQNGKITDARLYGDGYDFFVETTQNEFLCEIKGIRESSGTLRLTQNEFEKAREFSETYLLVAVMDLQNSPKFKSILNPLESLRFTEKILYQKEIKEYHLVENLAV, from the coding sequence ATGAGCCAAAAGCACGAAAATTATGAGTTGCTAAACTTGCTTGGCTATGGATTAGCAAAGTTTGATAATGATTTTATCAAAGAGTTTGGCTACAAAACAAAGACAGATTTTTTTAACTTTTTTGTAGATAAAAGCATTGTCAAAACTGCAAGTGTGGTAAAAAATCGTATGGATTTGTTTGACTACTTTTTCCCTGATAATCCACGCAAAGGCTGGTGGCAAAAGGGCAATGCGTATATCCATAGAAAGCACTTGATTGATTCACTTTTTGGTGATGAAAATGTCGCAGAGTTTGCAAATATCGTAAAACTTATGCTAGAAAAAGAGTATAAAATTGAATTAGCCCACAAAGTAAGCCCCTTGCTTGAATCTAAGTTTAAAAAAATGCAAAGCACGGGGCTTGAAGCAGAATTATATTTTTTACATAATTATAATGAGATTGAGATTTTGCAAAATGGTAAAATCACGGACGCTAGGCTTTATGGCGATGGCTATGATTTCTTTGTAGAAACCACGCAAAATGAATTTTTGTGCGAAATCAAAGGAATCCGCGAATCTAGTGGCACTCTGCGACTAACGCAAAATGAATTTGAAAAAGCGCGAGAATTTAGCGAGACTTACTTGCTTGTGGCGGTTATGGATTTGCAAAATAGCCCAAAATTTAAAAGCATTCTAAATCCGCTTGAATCACTGCGCTTCACAGAAAAGATTTTATATCAAAAAGAAATCAAAGAATATCATTTGGTAGAGAATTTGGCGGTATAG
- a CDS encoding NAD(P)H-dependent oxidoreductase — protein MQNVLILNGGMEYGESKGKLNLAFCEIMQKELENLGKKVQLTHIAQGYDTKAEVEKWKWADCVILQFPGWWMGEPWIVKKYFDEAIGPDAQGVLFASDGRSRGDINKRYGSGGLCAGKAMMLSTTWNAPLYAFNEVGEFFDGRGVDEVFAHIYKIFAFLGFTRFLPSFMANDVHKNPNFPKWERDLKSHIVENFG, from the coding sequence ATCCAAAATGTGCTTATCCTAAATGGCGGTATGGAGTATGGCGAAAGCAAGGGCAAGCTAAACCTTGCGTTTTGCGAGATAATGCAAAAAGAGCTAGAAAATCTCGGCAAAAAAGTGCAGCTAACCCATATCGCGCAGGGCTATGACACAAAAGCAGAGGTAGAGAAGTGGAAATGGGCTGATTGCGTGATTTTGCAGTTCCCGGGCTGGTGGATGGGCGAGCCTTGGATAGTCAAAAAATACTTCGATGAAGCCATAGGACCTGATGCGCAAGGGGTGCTTTTTGCAAGCGATGGGCGCAGCAGGGGTGATATAAACAAACGCTACGGTAGTGGCGGGCTGTGCGCGGGCAAGGCGATGATGCTAAGCACGACTTGGAACGCGCCTTTGTATGCGTTTAATGAGGTGGGAGAGTTTTTTGATGGGCGCGGGGTAGATGAAGTGTTTGCGCATATTTATAAGATTTTTGCGTTTTTGGGATTCACGCGGTTTTTGCCAAGCTTTATGGCAAATGATGTGCATAAAAATCCAAATTTTCCCAAATGGGAGAGGGATTTGAAATCGCATATAGTGGAAAATTTTGGGTAA
- a CDS encoding UDP-N-acetylmuramoyl-L-alanyl-D-glutamate--2,6-diaminopimelate ligase, with translation MKIKIPANLAILSRQNPKYANKKYITDDTRELDKDSLLVCTRGNEGFIDKLLEDSCSNALDSSFCDSLAKSPLRDLRDFIITPKDLATMFAPLPSLVAITGTNGKTTTAAIIYSILLDLGYTCGLLGTRGAYKNDKKIRPKGLTTPSLLELYEILLECRDCDFVIMEVSSHAIVQERVAGLEFASKVLTNITSDHLDYHKTLEEYIRVKNSFLLDCGNLSCGGSVIINADESNAWLNENFGVLSKGTEKDAVKNTLKNSVLYYAIEQGRLAKVNLKADAYSLDNGISAHISFECKSVGSKGGSSECGGKSGEDKDNDDKKGQKNFEQTLINAHLYGKHNLYNILAAILCVKSLKESKKSASQISLESISVALQNFGGVEGRMEVVSHSPLIIVDFAHTHDGMEQIFESFRGREIAVVFGAGGDRDRTKRPKMGLCAYKYAKKLYITSDNPRSENPQSIIDDILSGIPKPNHKQNHRRVVCQSDRAEAIAQAIEELESNEVLLILGKGDETYQILGERTIDFDDREVVREVLAKKNLPQNLAQNATKSSAKNTTKTLQEAPPQKDKS, from the coding sequence ATGAAAATCAAAATCCCTGCAAATCTAGCCATTTTATCTAGGCAAAATCCAAAATACGCTAACAAAAAATACATTACCGATGATACAAGAGAGCTAGATAAAGACTCGTTGCTTGTCTGCACTAGGGGCAATGAGGGCTTTATCGACAAACTTTTGGAGGATTCTTGTAGCAATGCTTTGGATAGCTCTTTTTGTGATTCTTTGGCAAAAAGTCCTCTTAGAGATTTGCGAGATTTTATCATCACGCCCAAAGATTTAGCCACTATGTTTGCCCCACTGCCTAGCCTCGTGGCTATCACAGGGACAAATGGCAAAACCACCACCGCAGCGATTATTTATTCGATTTTGCTTGATTTGGGCTATACTTGTGGGCTGCTTGGCACGCGTGGAGCGTATAAAAACGACAAAAAAATCCGCCCAAAAGGACTTACCACACCAAGCCTTTTGGAGCTGTATGAGATTTTGCTAGAATGTAGGGATTGTGATTTTGTGATTATGGAGGTTAGCTCTCACGCCATAGTCCAAGAGCGCGTAGCGGGGCTAGAGTTTGCCTCAAAGGTGCTTACTAATATCACAAGCGACCATTTGGACTACCACAAGACTTTGGAGGAGTATATCCGCGTGAAAAATAGCTTTTTGCTTGATTGTGGCAATCTATCTTGTGGGGGGAGTGTCATCATCAATGCTGATGAGTCAAATGCGTGGCTAAATGAAAATTTTGGGGTGTTAAGCAAAGGCACAGAAAAAGACGCCGTCAAAAATACTCTCAAAAACTCCGTATTGTATTATGCTATTGAGCAGGGTAGGCTAGCAAAAGTAAACCTAAAAGCAGATGCTTATAGCCTAGATAATGGCATAAGTGCGCATATCAGCTTTGAGTGTAAAAGTGTGGGTAGCAAAGGTGGTAGCAGTGAGTGTGGTGGCAAAAGTGGCGAAGACAAAGATAATGACGATAAGAAAGGGCAAAAAAACTTTGAGCAAACACTCATAAATGCACATCTCTATGGCAAACATAATCTATATAATATCCTAGCTGCGATTTTGTGCGTGAAAAGCCTAAAAGAATCAAAAAAATCCGCTTCGCAAATCTCTTTGGAATCTATCAGCGTGGCACTGCAAAATTTTGGCGGTGTAGAGGGGCGTATGGAGGTTGTAAGCCACTCTCCGCTTATCATTGTGGATTTTGCCCATACTCACGATGGTATGGAGCAGATTTTTGAGAGCTTTAGAGGGAGGGAAATCGCAGTTGTCTTTGGCGCGGGCGGGGATAGAGATAGGACAAAGCGACCAAAAATGGGGCTTTGTGCTTATAAATATGCCAAAAAGCTATATATCACAAGCGATAATCCAAGAAGTGAAAATCCACAAAGTATCATAGATGATATTTTAAGCGGGATTCCCAAGCCAAATCACAAGCAAAATCATAGGCGCGTAGTTTGCCAGAGTGATAGGGCAGAGGCAATAGCACAAGCCATAGAGGAGCTAGAATCAAATGAGGTTTTGCTTATACTTGGCAAGGGCGATGAGACTTATCAGATTTTAGGGGAAAGAACTATCGACTTTGATGATAGAGAGGTGGTAAGAGAGGTATTGGCAAAGAAAAATCTGCCACAAAATCTAGCGCAAAATGCCACAAAATCTAGCGCAAAAAATACCACAAAAACACTGCAAGAAGCACCTCCACAAAAAGATAAAAGCTAA
- a CDS encoding FapA family protein, which translates to MKEYIDTTSLEQPKQHTLQSQSIQNSGFELIKACANVSKALAEFCAKNQHYTLQNIDFRLQNLRFFLSEENPASETKPLLSNALKPIPKFADILALLESSDKDFASSEGTTKIELSQAQLDALISSPLYDSAYFSISQVCDMRVFPRVLEPLFALEIDSFKVDICFDEAFCIVEDKGFIEDFYEQVKSALALGGVMLTCKNEVEQNLGLILESIAKNPAKKKEIFCLLKAKKYVPSKQARFRFVPQETWEASNGKAPQNAVFGVREGEQIAFLYKPLLGNAGRNLFGEYETPKSIDTQKLITTRQEYIDSSDTVEAIIYTAKKEGFIRIENGEFKFFQIPSGALNTRNTPPLLGGGHIDLEISCYDIAEDAIGAGVWCEVGSLKTRGCIAENTRIKAHTLIVQGSTHKSAHIKAYAAQIRTHKGKLECTHCAIENLDNGEVIAQNAKILRANGAKIATDTATIHELKSNNVVFFAKSCAIGQNKGGQNEMIFCANAGGVFAKWSKKASAYFATQKASISKLAKLAEVWENKQGSATQFLQKMSGFTEYQKQIALKDEAYAARYKEALAQANVSQILQGKIQSLQKQVLATRNQAITSLKTRLKEASLAIKEVWGYDNYVFLAKPDLSALESSQASKKNIQDGNQNDSQNNALDSSKDLDFGSGFFGSSGLDRDFAKAFTKVNAQNALDSLELKEGQSGEIILDENFKLKSK; encoded by the coding sequence ATGAAAGAATATATCGACACGACAAGCCTAGAGCAGCCTAAGCAACACACACTGCAAAGCCAAAGCATACAAAATTCGGGCTTTGAGCTAATCAAGGCTTGCGCAAATGTGTCTAAAGCATTGGCTGAATTTTGTGCCAAAAATCAGCACTACACACTGCAAAATATCGATTTTCGCCTCCAAAACCTACGCTTTTTTTTGAGTGAGGAAAATCCAGCTAGCGAGACTAAACCACTCTTAAGCAACGCGCTAAAGCCAATCCCAAAATTTGCAGATATTTTAGCCCTGCTAGAATCTAGTGATAAAGACTTCGCTTCAAGTGAGGGCACTACCAAAATAGAGCTAAGCCAAGCCCAGCTAGACGCGCTTATATCTTCGCCACTATATGATAGTGCGTATTTTAGCATTAGCCAAGTGTGTGATATGAGGGTGTTTCCTCGCGTGCTAGAGCCACTTTTTGCTTTAGAGATAGATTCTTTCAAGGTGGATATTTGCTTTGATGAAGCGTTTTGCATAGTCGAGGACAAGGGTTTTATCGAGGATTTTTATGAGCAAGTCAAAAGCGCACTTGCGCTTGGTGGTGTGATGCTTACTTGCAAAAATGAAGTAGAGCAAAATCTAGGGCTAATCCTAGAATCTATCGCTAAAAATCCTGCCAAAAAAAAGGAGATATTTTGCTTACTAAAGGCTAAAAAATATGTGCCAAGCAAGCAAGCAAGGTTTAGATTTGTCCCGCAAGAGACTTGGGAAGCTAGCAATGGCAAAGCTCCACAAAATGCGGTATTTGGCGTGAGAGAGGGAGAGCAAATTGCATTTCTTTATAAGCCACTTTTGGGTAATGCTGGGCGAAATCTTTTTGGGGAGTATGAGACTCCAAAAAGTATAGATACACAAAAACTTATCACCACAAGGCAGGAATATATAGATTCTAGCGACACGGTCGAAGCGATTATCTACACTGCTAAAAAAGAGGGATTTATCCGCATAGAAAATGGAGAGTTTAAGTTTTTCCAAATCCCAAGTGGTGCACTAAATACTCGCAACACTCCGCCACTGCTTGGTGGGGGGCATATAGATTTAGAAATATCTTGCTATGACATTGCAGAAGATGCGATAGGTGCGGGCGTGTGGTGTGAGGTGGGAAGCCTAAAAACTCGTGGCTGTATCGCTGAAAACACACGGATAAAAGCCCACACTCTAATCGTGCAAGGCTCTACACACAAAAGTGCGCATATCAAAGCCTACGCAGCCCAAATCCGCACTCACAAGGGCAAGCTAGAGTGCACACACTGCGCAATAGAAAATCTAGATAATGGCGAAGTCATCGCACAAAATGCCAAAATCTTGCGAGCAAATGGCGCAAAAATCGCCACAGACACTGCTACAATCCACGAGCTAAAAAGCAATAATGTCGTGTTTTTTGCCAAGTCTTGCGCGATAGGACAAAACAAAGGCGGGCAAAATGAGATGATTTTTTGTGCCAATGCGGGAGGGGTGTTTGCCAAATGGAGCAAAAAAGCAAGTGCGTATTTTGCCACCCAAAAGGCTAGTATCTCAAAGCTAGCCAAACTTGCAGAAGTGTGGGAAAACAAGCAAGGAAGTGCGACACAATTTTTGCAAAAGATGAGTGGATTTACCGAGTATCAAAAGCAAATCGCACTAAAAGATGAGGCTTATGCCGCTAGATACAAAGAAGCACTTGCCCAAGCAAATGTAAGTCAAATCTTGCAAGGCAAAATCCAATCTTTGCAAAAGCAAGTCCTAGCCACGCGCAATCAAGCAATCACTAGCCTAAAAACTAGGCTAAAAGAGGCAAGCCTAGCCATAAAAGAAGTATGGGGGTATGATAACTATGTGTTTTTGGCAAAGCCAGATTTGAGTGCGCTAGAATCTAGCCAAGCTAGCAAAAAAAATATCCAAGATGGCAATCAAAATGATAGCCAAAATAATGCTCTAGATTCTAGCAAGGATTTAGATTTTGGTAGTGGGTTTTTTGGTAGCAGTGGGCTAGATAGAGATTTTGCAAAGGCATTTACAAAGGTAAATGCACAAAACGCGCTTGATAGCTTGGAGCTAAAAGAGGGGCAAAGCGGGGAAATAATCTTAGATGAGAACTTCAAACTAAAATCCAAATAA
- the ruvA gene encoding Holliday junction branch migration protein RuvA: MICGLVGNVVELGAMSAEIEANGVVYEVALSVQTSAKLKAGQVAKLRTTHIVREDAQLLFGFLDKVEQSTFERLLKINGVGPKVALAILSTFSPQSFASLVQSKDIKLLQKVPGVGAKSAGKILLDLAGFCSQILQESALDSSDKAMPANETQKAEAIAALESLGYKLSEIKKVLPQISASDTQNIIKEALRLL, translated from the coding sequence ATGATTTGTGGGCTAGTGGGAAATGTAGTCGAGCTAGGTGCGATGAGTGCGGAGATAGAGGCAAATGGCGTGGTGTATGAGGTGGCTTTGAGCGTGCAAACGAGTGCTAAGCTAAAGGCAGGGCAAGTCGCTAAGCTACGCACGACACATATCGTGCGTGAGGATGCACAGCTGCTTTTTGGATTTTTAGACAAAGTTGAGCAAAGCACATTTGAGCGATTGCTAAAGATAAATGGTGTGGGACCTAAGGTGGCTTTAGCGATTTTAAGCACATTTAGCCCGCAAAGTTTTGCTTCATTAGTCCAAAGCAAAGATATAAAGCTACTCCAAAAAGTGCCCGGTGTGGGCGCAAAATCTGCAGGCAAAATCTTGCTTGACTTGGCTGGATTTTGCTCTCAAATACTCCAAGAAAGCGCACTAGATTCTAGTGATAAAGCAATGCCTGCAAATGAGACTCAAAAAGCTGAAGCAATCGCTGCTCTTGAGAGTTTAGGCTACAAGCTAAGCGAAATCAAAAAAGTCCTCCCACAAATCAGTGCTAGCGATACCCAAAATATCATCAAAGAGGCATTGCGACTACTTTAG